One Paenibacillus riograndensis SBR5 DNA segment encodes these proteins:
- the sufC gene encoding Fe-S cluster assembly ATPase SufC, producing the protein MTTLKIEDLRSRIEGKEILKGLNLEIHGGEIHAIMGPNGTGKSTLASALMGHPKYEVTNGRVTLDDEDLLEMEVDERARAGLFLAMQYPSEIAGVTNSDFLRSAVNARRGEGNEVSLIRFIRQMESKMKGLEMNPEFSHRYLNEGFSGGEKKRNEILQMMMLEPKFVILDEVDSGLDIDALRIVANGVNELRSPDRGFLIITHYQRLLNYITPDFVHVMMQGRIVKSGGPELAHRLEADGYDWVKEELGITDEAAGQEA; encoded by the coding sequence ATGACGACCTTAAAGATTGAGGACCTGAGATCCAGAATTGAAGGCAAAGAAATTTTAAAAGGACTTAACCTGGAGATTCATGGCGGAGAAATTCATGCCATTATGGGTCCTAACGGGACGGGGAAAAGCACCTTGGCTTCTGCGTTAATGGGCCATCCCAAATATGAGGTTACAAATGGCAGGGTAACGCTGGATGATGAAGATCTGCTGGAGATGGAGGTCGATGAGCGTGCCCGGGCAGGCTTGTTCCTGGCTATGCAGTATCCAAGTGAAATTGCCGGTGTGACGAACTCGGACTTTCTGAGAAGTGCGGTTAATGCACGACGCGGGGAAGGCAATGAAGTATCATTAATCCGCTTTATCCGCCAGATGGAAAGCAAGATGAAGGGATTGGAGATGAATCCTGAATTTTCACACCGTTATCTGAATGAAGGCTTCTCCGGCGGGGAGAAAAAGCGGAATGAAATTTTGCAAATGATGATGCTTGAGCCTAAGTTCGTCATTTTGGACGAGGTGGATTCGGGCCTTGATATTGATGCATTACGTATTGTAGCTAATGGTGTTAATGAGCTACGCAGTCCTGACAGAGGTTTTCTCATCATTACCCATTATCAGCGTCTGCTGAATTATATCACCCCGGATTTCGTGCATGTGATGATGCAAGGCCGTATTGTCAAATCCGGCGGTCCCGAGCTTGCCCATCGTTTGGAGGCGGATGGATATGATTGGGTGAAGGAGGAACTCGGCATCACGGATGAGGCGGCAGGGCAGGAGGCTTAA
- the sufD gene encoding Fe-S cluster assembly protein SufD — MEVQNRVSVNADDLCAWSRAKAEPQWLLEQRLQALKQAENLKLPEVEKMKLERWDIYEHGDYKAENMWPGLQEAHEAVHSLVNFPVEGGLIVQHNSDVVYSELSADLAAQGVILTDLHTAAREHGELVQRYLGQAVKPEEHWLSAVHSAVWSGGVFLYIPDGVEVEVPLQAIFYSSMSGARFAPHILIVAGNNSKISYVDNCISGREDIKVLHNGVLEVFAGAGSKVQVASVHQLAAPTTDFTQRRAVVLADGAVEWIIGEMNNGYTASDTKTLLQGNGSTSDAKVIAVGSGSQKLSYTTQAQHFGRSSVSQMITRAVMREEATAIINGITKIEKGATHCDGQQTERILMLSPKARGDANPILLIDEDDVTAGHAASVGQVNEEQIYYLMSRGISRNEAEYLVIFGFLAPVISEIPLEGVRSRLQDLVESKLGRSQEFKS; from the coding sequence GTGGAGGTACAAAATAGAGTTTCTGTAAATGCGGATGACTTGTGTGCCTGGTCAAGAGCCAAGGCTGAACCGCAATGGCTGCTTGAGCAACGTTTACAGGCACTTAAGCAGGCGGAAAATCTGAAGTTGCCAGAAGTGGAAAAAATGAAGCTTGAGCGTTGGGACATTTATGAGCATGGAGACTACAAAGCTGAGAACATGTGGCCTGGCCTGCAGGAGGCGCACGAGGCAGTCCACAGTCTGGTCAACTTCCCGGTGGAAGGCGGGCTGATCGTTCAGCATAACTCAGATGTAGTTTATAGCGAATTGTCAGCTGATTTGGCTGCACAAGGAGTGATTCTGACAGATCTGCATACAGCGGCGAGAGAGCATGGAGAACTGGTACAACGGTATCTCGGTCAGGCTGTGAAACCGGAAGAGCATTGGCTATCTGCTGTGCATAGTGCCGTATGGAGCGGCGGTGTATTTCTATATATTCCGGACGGAGTAGAGGTTGAGGTGCCACTACAGGCGATTTTTTATAGCAGCATGAGCGGGGCGCGTTTTGCACCGCATATCCTGATTGTGGCCGGAAACAACAGCAAGATCAGTTATGTAGACAATTGCATATCGGGCAGAGAGGATATCAAGGTTCTACATAATGGGGTGCTGGAAGTATTTGCAGGAGCAGGCTCCAAGGTGCAGGTTGCTTCGGTTCATCAGCTTGCTGCTCCTACAACGGACTTTACCCAGCGGCGTGCGGTTGTGCTTGCAGATGGAGCGGTAGAATGGATTATCGGGGAGATGAACAATGGCTATACTGCCTCTGATACCAAGACATTGCTCCAAGGCAATGGCTCTACCTCTGATGCCAAGGTGATAGCTGTAGGCTCGGGCTCCCAAAAGTTAAGCTATACAACTCAAGCCCAACATTTTGGCAGAAGCTCGGTGAGCCAGATGATTACACGTGCAGTTATGCGCGAAGAGGCTACGGCCATTATCAACGGGATTACCAAGATTGAAAAAGGCGCAACCCATTGTGATGGGCAGCAGACAGAACGAATTCTGATGTTGAGTCCCAAAGCACGCGGCGATGCCAACCCCATCCTTCTGATTGATGAAGATGACGTCACAGCCGGTCATGCTGCATCTGTGGGGCAAGTGAATGAGGAGCAGATTTATTACTTGATGTCACGGGGGATCTCCCGGAATGAAGCGGAATATCTTGTTATTTTCGGCTTCCTGGCTCCTGTCATTTCGGAGATTCCGCTCGAGGGAGTTCGCAGCCGCCTGCAGGATTTAGTGGAGAGTAAGCTGGGCAGATCACAGGAATTCAAATCATAG
- the sufB gene encoding Fe-S cluster assembly protein SufB — MAKNAPDMGDYKYGFRDGHQSVFQSGKGLTPEIVREISRIKEEPEWMLEFRLKALEQFYKMPMPRWGADLDGLNLEDIQYYVRPSEKQGKTWEEVPAEIKATFDKLGIPEAEQKFLAGVSAQYESEVVYHSMRQDLEEQGVVFLDTDTALKQYPELFKEYFGTIIPPADNKFAALNSAVWSGGSFVYVPKGVQCEVPIQGYFRINSENMGQFERTLIIADEGSFIHYVEGCTAPIYSTSSLHSGVIEIICRKDSRVRYTTIQNWAPNIYNLVTQRAVAEENATMEWVDGNIGSKVTMKYPAVLLKGRGAKGSILSIAVAGKEQHQDAGAKVIHLAPDTTSTIISKSISKQGGKVSYRGLSSFSRNSAGSKSNIKCDTLILDNLSTSDTVPYNEIKNDQITLEHEATVSKVSEEQLFYLMSRGLTEEEATQMIVMGFIEPFTKELPMEYAVEMNRLIQFEMEGSIG; from the coding sequence ATGGCTAAAAATGCACCTGATATGGGCGACTATAAATATGGTTTTCGAGACGGGCATCAGTCTGTTTTCCAATCAGGAAAAGGATTGACCCCGGAGATTGTGCGGGAGATTTCCCGAATCAAGGAAGAGCCGGAGTGGATGCTTGAGTTTCGTCTGAAGGCGTTGGAGCAATTCTACAAAATGCCGATGCCCCGCTGGGGAGCAGATTTGGATGGGCTTAATCTTGAAGACATTCAATATTATGTGCGCCCTTCGGAAAAGCAGGGAAAGACCTGGGAGGAAGTACCGGCTGAAATCAAAGCAACCTTTGACAAGCTGGGCATTCCCGAAGCAGAGCAAAAGTTCCTGGCGGGTGTGTCCGCTCAATATGAGTCGGAAGTGGTATATCACAGCATGCGGCAGGATCTGGAGGAGCAAGGTGTTGTTTTTCTGGATACGGATACCGCGTTAAAGCAATATCCCGAATTGTTTAAGGAATACTTCGGTACAATTATTCCCCCTGCTGACAATAAATTTGCAGCACTTAATAGCGCGGTGTGGTCTGGCGGAAGCTTCGTATATGTTCCCAAAGGGGTACAATGCGAGGTGCCTATTCAGGGGTATTTCCGGATTAACTCTGAAAATATGGGGCAATTCGAGCGGACGCTGATTATTGCCGATGAAGGAAGCTTTATCCACTATGTTGAAGGCTGTACTGCACCCATTTACAGCACCAGTTCCCTGCACAGCGGGGTCATTGAGATCATCTGCCGGAAGGATTCCCGTGTGCGTTACACGACCATTCAGAACTGGGCGCCCAACATCTACAATTTGGTGACCCAGCGGGCTGTCGCAGAGGAAAATGCCACGATGGAATGGGTAGACGGCAATATCGGCTCCAAGGTTACGATGAAGTATCCGGCGGTACTTTTGAAAGGGCGGGGGGCCAAGGGGTCAATATTGTCGATTGCCGTAGCCGGCAAGGAGCAGCATCAGGATGCCGGAGCGAAGGTCATTCACCTGGCTCCCGATACCACTTCCACGATTATATCCAAATCTATCAGCAAGCAGGGGGGCAAAGTCAGCTACCGGGGTTTGTCCAGCTTCAGCCGCAATTCCGCAGGTTCCAAGTCCAATATCAAATGCGATACGCTGATTCTGGATAACCTGTCGACATCGGATACAGTTCCTTATAATGAAATAAAAAACGACCAGATCACGCTGGAGCATGAGGCCACCGTATCTAAAGTATCCGAGGAACAGTTATTTTACTTAATGAGCCGGGGACTTACAGAAGAAGAAGCTACGCAAATGATTGTGATGGGCTTCATCGAGCCCTTTACAAAAGAGCTGCCGATGGAGTACGCGGTTGAGATGAACCGGCTGATCCAATTTGAGATGGAAGGAAGCATCGGTTGA
- a CDS encoding NifU family protein, whose amino-acid sequence MEENGVLFDEVSEVLLKLRPFLLRDGGDAELVEVENGVAKLRFLGACNGCPSATITLKAAIERAILEEIEDIKEVVQVF is encoded by the coding sequence ATGGAGGAAAATGGAGTTTTATTCGATGAAGTATCGGAAGTGCTTCTCAAACTGCGTCCTTTCTTACTGCGTGATGGCGGAGATGCAGAATTGGTTGAGGTTGAGAACGGCGTAGCTAAATTAAGATTTTTGGGAGCCTGCAACGGTTGCCCAAGTGCAACGATTACGTTAAAAGCCGCTATCGAGCGCGCAATTCTTGAGGAAATCGAAGATATTAAAGAAGTTGTACAAGTATTTTAA
- a CDS encoding Wadjet anti-phage system protein JetD domain-containing protein has translation MKELIMEVIERKYGAVRRTRTKLKLEKLEQDIIGTYEYRSDYVDAGGFSTFQAGMKELLAEKYLIPLIRPKKYKSSALDEVYWLAETASTTGGWNEASMLRVLAAHPLNLDYYINHPAEQTVQVWEYIERIYTFLRTAGEREIITREERSLELFDDEKFLSEKEGAQLLKRLGITLETLKAVTVREHFEYYPESLQSVRSILISENHSFYDSAKRLIKAGKSVCGLQPDMLIYGEGWKIVSSLMFLAELDADAQGASIGYVGDMDKAGWDIYGNLKLSYPHLKLNLALTVYEYMANFAKHTYPYANEQKCTAPHLEIMLQEVSAVPRLKLCIKRLLEDNKRIPQEVLNYEVMARLA, from the coding sequence TTGAAAGAGTTAATCATGGAGGTCATTGAGCGTAAATACGGTGCAGTGCGCCGGACGAGAACCAAACTGAAGCTTGAGAAGCTTGAGCAGGATATCATTGGCACCTATGAGTACCGTTCGGATTATGTGGATGCAGGCGGATTCTCCACGTTTCAAGCGGGGATGAAGGAGCTTTTGGCTGAAAAGTATCTAATCCCGCTGATCCGGCCAAAGAAATACAAGTCTTCTGCTCTGGATGAAGTCTATTGGCTGGCTGAAACGGCTTCCACTACGGGCGGCTGGAACGAGGCTTCCATGCTGCGGGTATTGGCTGCGCATCCGCTGAATCTTGACTATTACATCAACCATCCCGCTGAGCAGACGGTGCAAGTATGGGAATACATAGAGCGGATTTATACTTTTCTGCGGACCGCAGGGGAGCGGGAAATCATCACCCGGGAAGAACGCTCACTGGAGCTGTTCGATGATGAGAAGTTTCTGTCTGAAAAAGAAGGCGCCCAACTCCTAAAGAGACTGGGCATTACACTGGAGACACTCAAAGCAGTGACCGTTCGGGAACATTTTGAGTATTACCCAGAGTCTTTGCAGTCTGTGCGCAGTATCCTGATTTCAGAGAATCATTCTTTTTATGACTCTGCCAAAAGACTGATCAAAGCAGGCAAATCCGTTTGCGGCTTGCAGCCGGATATGCTGATTTACGGTGAAGGCTGGAAGATCGTCAGCAGCTTAATGTTTCTTGCGGAACTGGATGCGGACGCACAAGGGGCTTCAATTGGCTATGTTGGCGATATGGACAAGGCGGGCTGGGATATTTACGGAAACCTGAAGCTCAGCTATCCGCACCTAAAGCTGAACCTGGCGCTTACGGTTTATGAATATATGGCCAATTTTGCGAAACACACATACCCCTATGCAAATGAACAGAAATGCACCGCCCCCCACTTGGAGATTATGCTGCAAGAGGTGTCTGCGGTTCCCCGGCTGAAGCTGTGTATCAAGAGATTGTTAGAAGATAATAAGCGGATTCCCCAGGAAGTCCTAAACTACGAAGTGATGGCGAGGTTGGCGTGA
- a CDS encoding DUF6063 family protein, producing the protein MNYSLEQLQQASRLFFDLLRRKVISLDDPAAAECLQDNGAYDALQYMAKEGGCRIMNSGHRLHLLVNPLGSGFASNFTQLRNKYSRIERKTHLHIINIIILVFLAEMDQDEHHFKPGQDSMSYIQISDQVSSLFQAWMEMDSEGGFSRQWRLDIQAMHKVWTSLYMQTKSQEEADSLSRGAGSRIGLIHEGMKLLEEEHLVFISENEKRIFPREELYERMRYLYHDVDRYKELKALIGRTLTEKEGEAHAAH; encoded by the coding sequence ATGAACTATTCGCTAGAACAATTACAGCAGGCTTCGCGGCTGTTTTTTGACCTGCTGCGCCGGAAGGTGATTTCGCTGGATGATCCCGCAGCCGCTGAATGCCTTCAGGACAACGGAGCTTATGACGCCCTGCAGTACATGGCCAAGGAAGGAGGCTGCCGGATTATGAATTCCGGACACCGCCTGCACCTGCTGGTCAATCCGCTGGGCTCGGGTTTTGCCAGCAATTTCACACAACTCAGGAACAAATATTCACGGATTGAGCGCAAAACCCATTTACATATCATCAACATTATTATTCTGGTGTTCCTAGCCGAGATGGACCAGGATGAGCATCATTTCAAGCCCGGGCAGGACAGCATGTCCTATATTCAAATCTCAGATCAGGTATCCTCATTGTTTCAGGCATGGATGGAAATGGACAGCGAGGGCGGCTTCAGCAGGCAGTGGCGCCTGGATATCCAGGCGATGCACAAGGTCTGGACAAGCCTCTATATGCAGACCAAAAGCCAGGAGGAAGCTGATTCTCTTAGCAGAGGAGCCGGTTCCCGGATCGGATTGATTCATGAGGGCATGAAGCTGCTGGAGGAGGAGCATCTGGTCTTCATCTCGGAGAACGAGAAGCGGATTTTCCCGCGTGAAGAATTATATGAAAGAATGCGTTATCTGTACCATGATGTTGACCGTTATAAGGAACTGAAGGCACTGATCGGGCGTACCTTGACGGAGAAGGAGGGGGAAGCCCATGCCGCGCATTGA